Proteins encoded by one window of Kwoniella shivajii chromosome 8, complete sequence:
- a CDS encoding GDP-mannose transporter 1, giving the protein MSKPFVPTPNISRPGTPSNSFGKDDNNPNAMLMNNLGAEREREGRERREERKDVLSGKEQAFPILSYCAASIMMTVVNKYVVSGANFTMTFLLLAIQSAVCVLAVYSVKRFGVITFRDFDMKDAKAWWPISSLLVAVIYTGSKSLQFLSIPVYTIFKNLTIILIAYGEVFMFNGNVTGLTLCSFALMVGSSIIAAWADISSTWSNPPELDPTVGLEIVAGPISTIGGLNAGYVWMAANCLASAAYVLFMRKRIKVTGFKDWDSMFYNNLLSIPILVVFSLIVEDWGTESLQLNFPASNRVILLSAIAFSGAAAVFISYSTAWCVRVCGSTTYSMVGALNKLPVAASGMLFFGDQASFGNVSAIGVGGLAGIVYAVAKTNQAKIDQANKARGATGGRA; this is encoded by the exons ATGTCAAAACCATTCGTTCCGACTCCAAACATATCCAGACCCGGTACACCAAGTAATTCatttggtaaagatgataacAATCCCAATGCGATGTTGATGAACAACCTAGGTGcggagagggagagagaaggtagggaaagaagagaagagaggaaagatgTCTTATCTGGCAAAGAACAAG CCTTCCCAATCTTATCTTATTGCGCTGCTAGTATCATGATGACCGTAGtgaacaaa TACGTCGTATCAGGTGCAAACTTCACAATGACATTCTTGCTTCTCGCTATCCAATCTGCCGTTTGTGTATTGGCAGTATACTCTGTGAAAAGATTCGGCGTCATTACAT TCCGTGATTTCGACATGAAAGATGCTAAAGCTTGGTGGCCTATCTCATCTTTACTCGTCGCGGTCATTTATACTGGATCAAAGAGTTTG CAATTCTTGTCTATCCCTGTTTACAC TATCTTCAAGAATCTTACTATCATCCTGATC GCATATGGAGAAGTATTCATGTTCAATGGAAATGTAACTGGACTAACACTTTGTTCATTTGCCTTGATG GTCGGATCGTCTATCATCGCCGCATGGGCAGATATCTCTTCTACATGGAGTAATCCTCCTGAACTAGATCCTACTGTTGGTCTAGAAATTGTCGCTGGACCTATATCAACTATTGGAGGGTTGAATGCAGGATACGTGTGGATGGCTGCTAATTGTTTGGCTTCTGCCGCTTAT GTCCTATTCATGAGAAAGCGAATCAAGGTTACCGGGTTCAAAGATTGGGACTCAATGTTCTACAACAATTTACTTTCCATCCCGATCTTAGTGGTCTTTTCATTGATTGTTGAAGATTGGGGAACTGAATCACTTCAACTTAATTTTCCTGCATCCAATCGAGTCATCCTCTTATCAGCCATCGCCTTCTCAGGAGCAGCTGCGGTGTTCATCTCATACTCCACTGCGTGGTGTGTTCGAGTATGTGGATCAACGACATACTCAATGGTTGGCGCCTTGAACAAACTTCCAGTAGCAGCATCAGGAATGTTATTCTTCGGTGATCAAGCTAGTTTTGGTAACGTCTCTGCTataggtgtaggtggattAGCAGGTATAGTGTACGCCGTGGCGAAAACAAATCAAGCaaagattgatcaagctaATAAAGCTAGAGGTGCAACTGGAGGAAGAGCGTAA